In Gemmatimonadales bacterium, a genomic segment contains:
- a CDS encoding response regulator: MTQPQRRRRVLIVEDEPALRLSYERAFQPRYDLVFASTGAEAMSLLAEHKPDVAVLDMRLPDTDGVELLRRIRVTQPKLPVIITTAYMSIEPQLKVLDLPHSGYIVKPFRLDELGARIDALL, encoded by the coding sequence ATGACCCAGCCGCAGCGTCGACGGCGCGTCCTGATTGTCGAGGACGAGCCTGCTCTACGACTCAGCTACGAGCGCGCCTTTCAGCCCCGGTACGACCTGGTGTTCGCTTCCACCGGCGCCGAGGCCATGAGCCTGTTGGCCGAGCACAAGCCGGACGTGGCGGTGCTGGACATGCGGTTGCCGGACACCGACGGGGTCGAACTGCTTCGGAGGATCCGAGTCACTCAGCCGAAGTTGCCGGTCATCATCACCACCGCGTACATGAGCATCGAGCCTCAGCTCAAGGTCCTCGATCTTCCCCACTCCGGCTACATCGTCAAACCGTTCCGCCTCGACGAGCTCGGCGCGCGGATCGATGCCCTCCTGTGA
- the ccmA gene encoding heme ABC exporter ATP-binding protein CcmA, whose translation MPSCDGAADPAAPVLEARGLRRWFGRVRVLHDIDLTLAPSEVLAVAGPNGAGKSTLLRLLAGLLRPSAGEVRVLGRPLRGNDAARRAIGLLSHQSLLYDDLTLAENLTFAARLYGLPHPAAAAREALEAAGLADRCDASPRRLSRGLLQRAAIARALLHGPRVLLLDEPFTALDAGAAARLRAMLRERLTDGLGMVIVTHHLAEVWEIATRVAVMVDGRWVADQPRSGTLEEFLPRYRTWIDA comes from the coding sequence ATGCCCTCCTGTGACGGAGCCGCCGACCCGGCCGCTCCCGTGCTGGAGGCGCGTGGTCTCCGCCGCTGGTTCGGCCGGGTGCGTGTCCTCCACGACATCGACCTGACGCTCGCGCCCAGCGAGGTGCTCGCGGTGGCCGGCCCCAACGGCGCCGGAAAGAGCACCCTGCTGCGCCTGCTGGCGGGCCTGCTCCGGCCTTCGGCCGGCGAGGTTCGCGTGCTGGGCCGCCCGCTTCGGGGCAACGACGCGGCCCGCCGCGCCATCGGTCTCCTCTCCCACCAGTCGCTGCTCTACGATGATCTGACCCTGGCCGAGAATCTCACGTTCGCCGCGCGGCTGTACGGCCTTCCGCATCCGGCAGCGGCAGCCCGGGAGGCGCTCGAGGCCGCGGGGCTGGCCGATCGGTGCGACGCATCGCCCCGGCGACTCAGTCGCGGGCTGCTGCAGCGCGCGGCGATCGCACGCGCCCTGCTGCACGGGCCCCGGGTGCTGCTGCTGGACGAGCCGTTCACGGCGCTGGACGCGGGAGCCGCCGCCCGCCTCCGCGCAATGCTTCGGGAGCGGTTGACGGACGGGCTCGGCATGGTCATCGTGACGCACCACCTCGCGGAGGTGTGGGAGATCGCCACGCGGGTCGCGGTGATGGTGGATGGCCGATGGGTGGCGGATCAACCGCGCAGCGGCACCCTGGAAGAGTTTCTGCCGCGGTACCGGACCTGGATCGATGCCTGA
- a CDS encoding heme exporter protein CcmB produces MPETLRLALAVAGKDIRAELRSRTALLSAIVFAALVLVVFNFARDPTALSAADLAPSVLWVTFALAAMVALNRAFTIEREHGALDGLLLAPLPRSALFGGKLLANLAFVGTVEAVTLPLFVLFFNVDLRAALPGILGVTVLATIGFVSVGTIFSAMAVRTRFAELMLPVLLLPFMVPPLIGAVQVTARLLAGRPMSEMLGWLRLLALYDVVFVTLCTMVFPAVVDE; encoded by the coding sequence ATGCCTGAGACGCTCCGCCTGGCGCTGGCGGTCGCCGGGAAGGACATCCGGGCCGAGCTCCGGAGCCGGACGGCGCTGCTCTCGGCCATCGTGTTCGCGGCGCTGGTGCTGGTGGTGTTCAACTTCGCCCGGGACCCCACGGCGCTTTCCGCCGCCGACCTCGCGCCGAGTGTGCTGTGGGTGACCTTCGCGTTGGCGGCCATGGTGGCACTCAACCGGGCGTTCACCATCGAGCGGGAGCACGGCGCGCTGGACGGTCTGCTGCTCGCCCCACTGCCCCGGAGCGCGCTCTTCGGCGGAAAGCTGCTGGCCAATCTGGCGTTCGTGGGCACGGTGGAGGCGGTGACGCTGCCGCTGTTCGTGCTCTTCTTCAACGTGGACCTGCGGGCGGCGCTGCCCGGCATCCTCGGGGTCACGGTGCTGGCGACGATCGGCTTCGTGTCGGTGGGGACGATCTTCAGCGCGATGGCAGTGCGGACCCGCTTCGCCGAGTTGATGCTGCCGGTGCTGCTGCTGCCGTTCATGGTGCCGCCGCTGATCGGTGCGGTGCAGGTGACGGCCCGGCTCCTCGCCGGCCGGCCGATGAGCGAGATGCTCGGCTGGCTGCGATTGCTGGCCCTCTACGACGTGGTCTTCGTGACGCTTTGTACCATGGTCTTTCCCGCAGTGGTGGACGAATGA